Within the Erigeron canadensis isolate Cc75 chromosome 6, C_canadensis_v1, whole genome shotgun sequence genome, the region aatgagTGGATTTAGGAGAAGTCGGTGAGGGGGGTGGTGTTCAGGGCGACTTTGGCTGACTTTGGAGCACAAAGAGGTGAGCTGTGGAGGTCGGTCAAAACACAAGTCGGGCAAGGGGGTGGTGTGGGGGCGACTCTTGGTGACAAAGGGCGAGAGTCGGGCAAAGTCACCtccactcctcttagtctaaATATCATTTAGTAACATTTTTCATATAGATATCTGAAAAAATGGCCGAGAGAACGAGGCTAAAATACGTGACGTTTACTAGGCTAAATGGCTAACAGGCCAACTAAACGGTATGGGCTAACGATCAACATACTTGGGCCAACAAACCAAACATCAGGTGGCGTGAGTGAACTTTGACGCCACGTATTCCAATACCAACCGGTTCCGTTAAAGGATCACCCTCTTTCTCGGTTACTCAAAAATGGGCCCCACCCATTCACACATGTAACCGATTTTCAGAAATGCCGCCGGTATGATACAACAGCCACAGCCGATTTCACATTCAAACTTGTTCTAGCGCGTTCACACCACGTTCCCCTATTCTCTCGCCTTCAATATTATaggttaattataattattaatttttgttcaaatttaaatttaaatcaattcatatattcTTATGTATACACGCGCTTAATCAGGTGTAAATGTTAGGTATACTTACTCCGCTTATTATAATGAATTtaattttgatgtattaatttTTGAGCCCTAGGTTTTCTATGTAACTATTACtatttgttattttagaaaattccTGGAATAGAAAGTGTTGATTTCAGGTagaagttatatatattgtttatatatagatatagatatttatgtatgtataggaAGATGTATTATAAGGAACAAGATCCTGATGTGATTAGATGGGGACTTCATCATCTAATAGAAGTTTGTACTGTAAGTAACGGTGGATCGCCCGGTGTTTTTACTCGTTACGATCAGGATTTATCTAGGGTTGAGTATGTTAGCGAAGGTTATTGCGAGAATGATGAGGTCTTGAGTAGTTAtgctaataataatgatatgagTAGTGACGTTTTGAGTAACGCGAATGTTGAAAACGATGAGATGATTGCGCGTGCTTTTCAAGAAGAGTTGTCGCGGCTGGCGGTTGAGGAGAAGGATGGATCATCGGGGGAGAATTTACTGAAGGAATCTGTGCTTGCTCAGGATTGGGTTTCTACGTCAAAAAGACATGGTAAAGCTGGTAATAGGTATTTACGTCGAGTTTCCTTTTTGGCTTTAGGATGCAGTTTAATATTGCGTCGTATCAACTGCAGAGGTTGAGAACAATCAGGAAGAAAATTGGGTTAATGGAGAAAGATCGGGGGAAGATGACGATCGATCTTGTTCACCTGAGATGGCGGACGAGTCTGCTCTTGATGGTGAAGTAGGAAAAAGGATAAATCAAATGGTTCCCATTCGTGTAAGTTTTTTTCTTCTGGGAAGTTGAGTCTATATTAGGTTTCTTTTGCCTGTAATGTTAGAAACTTGGTAGCTTTCGCTAATAAACTTACTTGCTTGATGAAAGTGTTTGTATAAGAAAATAAGCAATACGTTTGATTATAACTGATGGATTACATGAAGTCTTATAGTTGCCGGTGTAATGCAGCACGTCCCGAAGGTAAATGGAGAAATGCCTTCTGCTGATGAAGCGACATCGGATCATCAGAGGCTAATGGACAGGTTAGTCTTATTGTATTTAGCGCATCATTACGGTTTTAGTTGGTTGTGGTGGAATTAGGCGACTTTTATATCCAGTTGTTTATTGCGACGCCTTGTACTTTGCAATGATTGTGCTTAATTTTTCAGATTGCAGGTTTATGATCTAGTTGAACTAAAAGTTTCAGGGGACGGTAACTGCCAGGTCTGGACCTCacatattttcttatatttgatGTATGCT harbors:
- the LOC122603321 gene encoding OVARIAN TUMOR DOMAIN-containing deubiquitinating enzyme 12 isoform X1 yields the protein MYRKMYYKEQDPDVIRWGLHHLIEVCTVSNGGSPGVFTRYDQDLSRVEYVSEGYCENDEVLSSYANNNDMSSDVLSNANVENDEMIARAFQEELSRLAVEEKDGSSGENLLKESVLAQDWVSTSKRHEVENNQEENWVNGERSGEDDDRSCSPEMADESALDGEVGKRINQMVPIRHVPKVNGEMPSADEATSDHQRLMDRLQVYDLVELKVSGDGNCQFRSLSDQIYRSSEHHKLVREQVVRQLKCHPELYAAYVPMAYDEYLKKISTAGEWGDHVTLQAAADAFGVKIFVLTSFKDTCYIEILPFAQKSKRIIFLSFWAEVHYNSIYPEGELPTMEPTKKKKWWMLGS
- the LOC122603321 gene encoding OVARIAN TUMOR DOMAIN-containing deubiquitinating enzyme 9 isoform X2 translates to MYRKMYYKEQDPDVIRWGLHHLIEVCTVSNGGSPGVFTRYDQDLSRVEYVSEGYCENDEVLSSYANNNDMSSDVLSNANVENDEMIARAFQEELSRLAVEEKDGSSGENLLKESVLAQDWVSTSKRHEVENNQEENWVNGERSGEDDDRSCSPEMADESALDGEVGKRINQMVPIRHVPKVNGEMPSADEATSDHQRLMDRLQVYDLVELKVSGDGNCQLKCHPELYAAYVPMAYDEYLKKISTAGEWGDHVTLQAAADAFGVKIFVLTSFKDTCYIEILPFAQKSKRIIFLSFWAEVHYNSIYPEGELPTMEPTKKKKWWMLGS